The DNA region GACAGAGGTGGACCAGGCCTTTCATGAAACCCTGACGGGGACCCAGCAGATGGCCAAGACTGCGTAATAGCGACAGCTTCCAAGCAAAGCAAAGGGTTCCACCGGGTCTGGGCTTGTTGGAAGGGTTCCATGTTGATTTCAGCGGGGCAGGGACAGTGCCAGCGGCGCTAGTGAGGACTGTATGTGGAAGGAAAGAGTTGAGGGCAGTGGACAGACTGGTCAAAGAGCTGGAACACAAGCACGCTCGGTTTAAAGCAGGACGCGCTCGTCTTTCCTGAATCAAATGAACTTGTTTTTAAGTGTGCTCTGGACGTTTTAACTTGTCCCTTGCAAAATACAATAGTAGGTATGAACCGAGTTTCAGAAATTTGATGGAAACATTTAGTTTTTCAACGCAGttattttcctgcttttcttttctccttcctccctttctaCTTTCTTATACTGCATATTTTTAGTGCATCCTGTATATAAATCACTGCTACTGACTTTTATCTCTGTACTTGCTCTTGCAGAGTTACAGTGAACTTCAGATGTAAACACGGTGGAGTGAAGCTCTGCAGAGTCAGCTACTTCAAAGCAGAGGAGCCGCTGAATGTGATGTTTATTTTTCCAGTCTGATTTGGTTTGGTAATGCCCCCACTAATGCACGCCGCACACTGAACGTACTCTGTCATATGGTATCACTCTTTGATCAAACACAAGGAATCCAATTATTCCTGTGCAGCTGGGAGAAAGTGGGGCCAAGGAAATGGTAAATACGTGCCACAGCAGATCGGTCGCGAGGCACGTGGACAAACCAAACAAATGCGATAGTTTAAAACGCTCCGAGCAGATTATTTAGATTGGACACATTCTGGTGCTTTCCAGGTGGAGATGAAGAGGATCAGAGGGATCGAGGGATATTCTTTGCATATCATCAAGAAGATTTTAACCTGTTTGTTACAGGACCGATACCACCACAGTAGGACATATGCAGAACATATGGATGAGCACTTAATGTAAGACATACAGCAAGAACTCTATCTACGCCGGCCACCAGGTGTCACCCACTCACCTCTGTTCTCACACGCTCCTATCAGGTTGATGATGTTGGGATGCTGGCCTAGTTTGCACAGCACCTCCAGCTCCCCTGCAAAGTCCCGATGGTCATTCTCTGAGGCGAACTCTGCGGGAGGATGAGCACACGCGCCGAGGGTAAACAAAGTGCGAGCCAAGCAGTTTCCACTGCCGTCTTTGAAATTCAATTTCCACATTAGTCGGAAAATGCGGCGCTCGGGAATGACTCCGCGCCCGCTCCGCGTCTCAGTGCCAGTGCATTTGCACGCTTTACCTTTCAGCATCTTGATGGCCGCGCTCATTTTGTTGCCGTCCTTCTTGATCATGGCTTTGATGACCTGGTTACGAGACAGTCGTTTAGCTTTGTTAATAGTGAGTTGAACCCAAAGAAGAAGAACTGTAGATTAGGAACCTGGCCAAAGTTGCCCTCTCCGATGACATCCTCAAACTTTATATCTTCCCACTCCAGGATTGGGTAGGTGAGGGGCTCAGGGGTGGGCTTGGGCCTCCGTGTCAGGGTCAGAGTTCCCGAGTTAAACTGCAGGATAGTCTCCTCTCCCTGTCATCATTTAAAACATATGGCAGGACTTTAACATTAAAGTAGGAGCAGTGCCGTCAAATAGAGACAAAAAGCGCCGATGGCTGATGAGCTCGTACCGATCCAGACTGGTACGTGAACGTGCGCCTGCGGTTCATCAACGTCTTGCGGATGAAGAAAAGCGCCAGCAGGGCCagcagtatggtcacgcaggtgaCGGTCACTGagcccaccaccgccaccagcAGCTGGTAACTGTCCCCGGCCGGCTTCCCAGCCACACCCATGGTGGTCGGAGTTAGAACCTGAAGCCCTGGTTGTAGCAAAAGGGGCcgagatggagagggaggatgaaggcGAGCGGGGGATGGAGATGAGGTCAGATAAAGGCTGTGTGATGTGAAAGTATTACTATCTTTGGGTAAATCCCTGTTCCCGTGTGGGTGGCCGAGTTACAGGCCACCTGGGAAAACCCTAGTTCTGGCTACAAGTACAGTAGTGCACAGATTTTTCCACTAAGAGCTATTTGGAGTTTGTATTGAAAGTTTCGACCCAGGCGACCCTACAATGAGTGACTGCTCACCATCGGCCTGTGTCATTACTTCAACGATTTTGCTCCATTCCCCCGGCACTTTGGAGAAAGCCCTGACTCTGAACTGATAGAGCGTGCTGCCGTTGAGCGCTGTCACGTCTTTGGTCGTCTCGTTCCCATCATCTGTGTCCACCCAGGGGTGCGGGCTCCCCTGGCCCACCGGCTGGTACTCTACAGTGTATTTGACGATGCCTCCGTTGGGATCCTCGGGCGGCTGCCACCTCACCTGGACGGAGGACGCAGACAGGGGCACGGCTTGGACGTTGCGTGGGGACGAGGGACCTGCGGAGAGAAATGAACCAAGGGTCATTCTTTTCACCAAACAAAAGCTTGTTGCCCTGAGACGTTCTTGGACCTTAGTAGCAAAACCTTTAAAGACAGTTAAAAGCATGAGATATCAGTGTTTCTGAACCTGTGCATCCCACTGACTGCACACTAACAACAGCTTGACACCTGTCTGTCAGTGCTCAAAAATGTCTTCAGTTTACATAAAGcctgagagaagagagagaatcaCTAAACAAACACCCAAAACCCTCTAATCTAATTTATTCATGAACCAAAGAATTATCTCAGCCCCTAACAGACTATTAGACGTGTTGCAACAAACCTCACGTTCTGCAAAATTCCCCCCTAATTACATCACAGTACAACATTCATCCTGCAGCGGTGGCTTCAGTTACCCTGGCTGTTGATGCGGAACTTGTACGGTTTGGACGGGGGTCCCTGGCTGCCGCAGTTGATAAGGCGCACCAGCACAGTGTAGTCTCGATGGTAGTCCAGGTTGGGGAAGTGGGTAGAAAGTACATTGAGCAGAGTGGTtttctccagcagcttctcactgTTGGGTGGAGGCCCAAAGAGCTGAACTACATAGCCACTGGCTGTAGCGGCGCTTACGCCATTGCTGCCGGGCAGTCGCCAACGTACTGTGGCGTTGCGTCCGTCCGTGGAGCTGATGTCAATCTCAGGCTGCACTGTGGGCTCTGCAgtgacagagaacaaagggtGACAGGGTGAGCTGTGGGGGCGAGTGGGCGAGCTTTTTAGCTCAGTTCCCTCAAACTGATGTTAGCTAGCGCTGTTAGCTGTTGCACAATGAAAAGAGCTGCTAGCTTCAAATCGGGGACTTTCCGACAGGTACTTCATGGGATCAATGCATAAATGAGAGTGACCTGTGCCGTTTCTTGTCAAAGTGCAGATTGCAGCACCTCCTCAGTCTGATTACAGGAACTGGGTTGTTTCCATTTCATTCGCCTTTTCTCTTTCCCCACATTCGAGCAAATAAAAATAGTTTGTAGTTGTGCAAGACGTCGATGTTTCCAAATAAAAAAGTTCCATTTTTCCATTTTACCGAGACAGAGCTGTGTGTTACCCTCTAAAACAGACCCTTTCTTCCTGTACGTGATCTTTCTGCACCACAATCCTCTCCGTTTGAGCATAGGTTTACTCCTAGACCTGACCTTGTGGTCTCATTTGATTCTAGCAAGAGGCCACTGACACTTTTCTAAATTTGTCCCAGATTTTTGCCATCAGGACCGATATCTTGCTTCAGACTTCACTCTTAGTGTAGCCAGACTCATGATAATTAACCCATCATGTCGTGCAGTCCAAGCCGCAGAAGTTTGTTCCCAGGGAGGTTGTGTATGTCaatgtccagtgtgtgtgccgTTTCCAGCCCTTACCAGGACAGTCGGTCTCCATGGTTGCCTCCGGCCCCGGgtccccttctcctccttccttagGACGGCTCAGCTGGACACGGACGTGGTAGGACGTTGAAGGCTTCAGGTTCATGAGTGTGATGGGCTCTTTTTGACTGTAGACTGAAAGTTGAAAGCTCGTTTACTCACTGTTGACTTGTGGAGGAAGCTTGGTGATTTTTATACATGGACGAACTCTGTGCTTGTGTCTTAGTCTTCATATTGTACCTATGATGGATGACCACGCCTCATTCTTCACGGGCTTGTAGAGGACCCTGGTGGAGATGATGGGCCCGTCTCCTCTGAAGGACTCCATGGGCATCACCACGAGCTGCTTACTGCTCTTTTCTAGCAGTTTGGGTGCAGTGGTGGGCACGGGGGGCTCTAAGATGTAGGACAGAGCATTTCACTCTCACTTTAGATCTGCTGCAGTGAGACGCCGCTACAGGAATAGCTTACGTTTGATGGTGACGAGGAACTTGCGCGAGTCCTGCCCTCCGTTGGTGGACACCCTGCACTCCCACAGCCCCCCTCGGCTGGTGCTCTGCGGAGTTATCTCAAACTGGGCCTTACTTTTATTGGAGTCCATGACCGTACGAGTAGCCTGAGCAAACGTAACACACAACAGTCAAATGAAAAGCGCTTACTCGTGCTGCAGCTCAAACTTGTGTCTCCTCACTCTGAGAAACTGCTTTGTTCATGTAGGAAATGCTGGGGGAATTCTTTATCTGGTGTTCCAGTTATGAAGAAACGGCACAAAAAGAATTATGCATAAGCTGAACATGTCACTTATTAGACACACGTGGTAAATGCAGCACTGTAAAGCCATACAGCCTTATCTGCTCAGGCCATTGTGTTGTTGATTTCCTCAGTGTTTCACCACCGAGCTTCAcaagctcctttttttttttagagaacAATATGATTTATGTCCAGCTACACATCTGCTTTCTTACAATAAAGTAAAGTAGAGATTAAAGAAGAAATCTATTGTTTCTGCTGACTTACAGTTCATCGTATTATCTATGTCAGTACTCGgtgtcatgtacagtatttgactgCACTCTTTGTGTTTGGTGTTTGGTTCCTGGCTTCCTTCTCAGTGATTTTCAGGCCCTGCCAACGTTCCTCGTACCTTGACAACCACCTTGTCCGACCTTCGGAGCTCGATGCTGTTGTGGCTCGGGAGAGGATAGCCTGTGGCGGAACAGAAGATCGTTGCTTTGGAGTTGACGTTCCACTCCACGGAATCCTCCAAGTCCAAAATCTGCGGCGCCCGGTCTGAAAGATGCAGAGAGGTCCAATAAAGACGAGCTGAGCCACAGGCCCACAGATTTGACCCTGTCAACCTCAAAGACAGACACCGAGGGCGCCGCtggtctccatgacaacaagtcaaactgctgatacgcagagcagcagcagctccacccacTCAAACAGAAGTACAACACATGCTTTTGGTTGCTGTGCTTTTGGCAATATTTCAAACCAACACCAGCACATCTGTCTACAgctttacagtaaatattaaatattatctaAGACACATAAAATAAGCCAGATTTTGAACTTCAGAACTTCAGCAGTGTCATCAATTTACTATAATTTAATATGTTATcacctttgttttcatttcatattaTCTTCTActtcttttcagttttatttacactttTCTCATTAATCACTTTATTTGCTTTAAATGCTTGCCAATTTTTCTTTGTCGGCCTCCTTTGGCCTAGAGATAAGGATCATTACTGCCTTCAGGTTTATACTCATGAGACTTTCACTAGGATTTCATCAGACATCCGATAAGTCCAGTTTAAGTCCATTAAATCCCTGAGTTTAGTGGCAGGTTTTTAAGTTATGTGACTTTTTTGTTACAATGAGTTAAACGTCTACTGTCGTGATGAAGTAGGTGGAAGTGTGTATTCAGGGGTACATTTCATTCCATGGAGGAGGAATAAAGACTGTACAAAACTAAaggaacaaaaataaataatatgatTGTTTCACTACCCACCGGTCTTCTCACAGTTGTGTCCCCTCCACCCTGTGGGACAGCGGCATCCTCTGAAACGATCGCAAACTCCTCCGTTCTGGCATTTACAGCTCAGCCTGCAGTCTGGTCCATAGGAGTCATTGCGACAAGCTGCAAATCATGAAGCCGTACGTTTAACTCTAAACGATGACGAGGCGCTGACGCTGTGTGAGGAAGCGCTTACCCTTATCACAGCGGGTCCCAAACCAGCCGCTAGCACAGGAGCAGCCGTAGGGGTCCGGGAGGCAGAAGAGGAGGCCTTTGCTGTCGTGGCTCGAGTGCTCCTGGCATCTCCGGCCGAACCTTCCTGCTTCGCAGGCTACAAGTCAACACACAACGAGAAGTTCACGCGCTCATTTAAATTCCACACGTTGTGCTGCTCCTCGCCTCCATCTGCCAGGAAGATGATGTGCAGTATCTGCATGTAGTCTGGCTCATAAAGTAGGTGCAGGAATAGGTTC from Betta splendens chromosome 4, fBetSpl5.4, whole genome shotgun sequence includes:
- the tie1 gene encoding tyrosine-protein kinase receptor Tie-1 isoform X2, with product MDYIYMDYIYTMRILWVFLFHFVDLSDAVVDLTMISTAEVSNVNHFTISCIHGEGSSVQDELDIKKDNKIFMLPKEPSFKVHKSRKEEAKATDFHDVEHIGIFYCKFKCTTPPEMVTMINNFEKSIFIPTHLTITANKGETVKLSMQLLGSEKRDVTWKYNGNYYYMTHWTEMSDDTAVMKVENVTLANQGIYSASYVGDSPLHGAWMRLIVRDCPSKKWGLSCDNDCPECLNGGVCHDVYGDCICPPGFMGAHCETACEAGRFGRRCQEHSSHDSKGLLFCLPDPYGCSCASGWFGTRCDKACRNDSYGPDCRLSCKCQNGGVCDRFRGCRCPTGWRGHNCEKTDRAPQILDLEDSVEWNVNSKATIFCSATGYPLPSHNSIELRRSDKVVVKATRTVMDSNKSKAQFEITPQSTSRGGLWECRVSTNGGQDSRKFLVTIKQPPVPTTAPKLLEKSSKQLVVMPMESFRGDGPIISTRVLYKPVKNEAWSSIIVYSQKEPITLMNLKPSTSYHVRVQLSRPKEGGEGDPGPEATMETDCPGPSSPRNVQAVPLSASSVQVRWQPPEDPNGGIVKYTVEYQPVGQGSPHPWVDTDDGNETTKDVTALNGSTLYQFRVRAFSKVPGEWSKIVEVMTQADGLQVLTPTTMGVAGKPAGDSYQLLVAVVGSVTVTCVTILLALLALFFIRKTLMNRRRTFTYQSGSGEETILQFNSGTLTLTRRPKPTPEPLTYPILEWEDIKFEDVIGEGNFGQVIKAMIKKDGNKMSAAIKMLKEFASENDHRDFAGELEVLCKLGQHPNIINLIGACENRGYLYIAIEYAPYGNLLDFLRKSRVLETDPAFAKEHGTASTLTSQQLLQFSVDVATGMHYLSDKQFIHRDLAARNVLVGDRIVAKIADFGLSRGEEVYVKKTMGRLPVRWMAIESLNYSVYTTKSDVWSFGVLLWEIVSLGGTPYCGMTCAELYEKLPQGYRMEKPKNCDDEVYELMKQCWRDRPYERPPFSQISVQLNRMQEARKAYVNMALFENFTYAGIDATAEEA
- the tie1 gene encoding tyrosine-protein kinase receptor Tie-1 isoform X1; protein product: MDYIYMDYIYTMRILWVFLFHFVDLSDAVVDLTMISTAEVSNVNHFTISCIHGEGSSVQDELDIKKDNKIFMLPKEPSFKVHKSRKEEAKATDFHDVEHIGIFYCKFKCTTPPEMVTMINNFEKSIFIPTHLTITANKGETVKLSMQLLGSEKRDVTWKYNGNYYYMTHWTEMSDDTAVMKVENVTLANQGIYSASYVGDSPLHGAWMRLIVRDCPSKKWGLSCDNDCPECLNGGVCHDVYGDCICPPGFMGAHCETACEAGRFGRRCQEHSSHDSKGLLFCLPDPYGCSCASGWFGTRCDKACRNDSYGPDCRLSCKCQNGGVCDRFRGCRCPTGWRGHNCEKTDRAPQILDLEDSVEWNVNSKATIFCSATGYPLPSHNSIELRRSDKVVVKATRTVMDSNKSKAQFEITPQSTSRGGLWECRVSTNGGQDSRKFLVTIKQPPVPTTAPKLLEKSSKQLVVMPMESFRGDGPIISTRVLYKPVKNEAWSSIIVYSQKEPITLMNLKPSTSYHVRVQLSRPKEGGEGDPGPEATMETDCPEPTVQPEIDISSTDGRNATVRWRLPGSNGVSAATASGYVVQLFGPPPNSEKLLEKTTLLNVLSTHFPNLDYHRDYTVLVRLINCGSQGPPSKPYKFRINSQGPSSPRNVQAVPLSASSVQVRWQPPEDPNGGIVKYTVEYQPVGQGSPHPWVDTDDGNETTKDVTALNGSTLYQFRVRAFSKVPGEWSKIVEVMTQADGLQVLTPTTMGVAGKPAGDSYQLLVAVVGSVTVTCVTILLALLALFFIRKTLMNRRRTFTYQSGSGEETILQFNSGTLTLTRRPKPTPEPLTYPILEWEDIKFEDVIGEGNFGQVIKAMIKKDGNKMSAAIKMLKEFASENDHRDFAGELEVLCKLGQHPNIINLIGACENRGYLYIAIEYAPYGNLLDFLRKSRVLETDPAFAKEHGTASTLTSQQLLQFSVDVATGMHYLSDKQFIHRDLAARNVLVGDRIVAKIADFGLSRGEEVYVKKTMGRLPVRWMAIESLNYSVYTTKSDVWSFGVLLWEIVSLGGTPYCGMTCAELYEKLPQGYRMEKPKNCDDEVYELMKQCWRDRPYERPPFSQISVQLNRMQEARKAYVNMALFENFTYAGIDATAEEA